ttagtcccataaaagccacatttattatccgatttgggacggtgagttgtgttaggcccttcgacatcattcttcaatttggctcagatcgatcccgatttggatatagctaccaaatagaccgatctttggatttaagggcttgggcttataaaagacgcatttattgtccgacttcgctgaaatttgcacagtgagctgtgattgagaaatgcgatccatgttgaaTGGTGTATATAGGATTCGGAAAACCTGTCGTTACAACACACACGACACACTACTTCAAAATACGCCTTAAGTTTGCTCATTGACTTTTATTATGACCTCTTACGATATCCTTATAGTTTCAACCAAAGCGATCTATAGTGAAGGCTGTATGTGAATCGCCCCCGCCAaacgtgttttattttttaacagatcGTTCGGTTATCCCGCATCTCTGCAAAGAATTACTCATTTTCAGAAGTATATGAGTCAGTATGCTTCGTTGTCATTGTTTCCACATTGATAAAATATATACCGAAATTCAAATCAATGACATTTTTGAAATCATGCAACATTGAAAGTTCATTAGAATAATTTGAACACATACCATGGATGATAGATGAAGAGCAGATAATGATTTGCCATCGCCATGATGATGGTAATGAAAACAGCATTGAAGTCCAAAGGCAACAATGAGAATGTTTGGCTGCGCAAAATACAATTCAAATTGATAAGATTTTTATTAATGATCTGCAATCGAACTTAGGtaaattaattttgattttcagaCTTTTTAGGTTCGATGTATAAATGGCTTTGAATTGTGGCATTTGCTTTAAATATCGAAACGATGAGAGTCTTAGGcggtaaggttttttttttcgtgtgaACTTTTAGTTTGTAtggtggaaaaaataataaaaaaaaaaatttcttttgcagTATTAGTTTTTATCGCCTTTGCGGCAGCATCCAATGCCGCCTATTCTGGAAAATGGCAAAATATCCTTTATGCCCGTTATGTGTGCTCTTCAAAGCCCAATGGTTACAGGACATTAGTACCGGGAAGCTGTAGCCAGTTTTATGAGTGTCAATTTGGCCGTTCCCTGTTGCGTTCGTGTCCCCATTATTTTGATGGCACCAAGAGAGAATGTGTTATCTTCAATCCAGGATGTGTGGAGTCATTCGAAAATCTTGCCAAGGATACTGAAGTTTTGCCAGAAATTAAGGCCACTACAGTGGCCCCTAGCGCCAGCATTGCCTTTGAATTAGTTGCAAATCCCTTTACTAAGGATCATCCTAGGATAAGCAAATACTTGGAAACCATTTGTCATGCTAAGGCCGATGGTACCCTTCTGTCCTCCCTGACACGTTGCAATGAATTTTATCGCTGTCATCAAGGTAAGGTAACAATACAAAGCTGTGGCGAACGATATTTCAATCCAGAGAGAGAGGTATGCGATTTACCCAAGCACACCAAGTGCCTTGTCAAAAATCCAACGGAGGAGGGTGCTACAGATTTGGTGGATGTTAATACAGACAAGGCAGTTGACTCAAAGGAAGATTTGagcgaaaagaaaaataataaattgtatttaaaaGTCATTTGCCTGACCAAACCCAATGGCTTTTACTTGGCCTCCTTTACTAGTTGCAATGAGTACTACATTTGCAGCATGGGCCAGGCGATAGTTAAAACGTGCGGAGACAACTACTTTGATAGCCACACGGGTAGTTGTGGTTTGCCCGAAAACACCAAATGTATCTTGAAATCTCACCAAGAAGAGAAGGAAGAAGTTGCCAAGCCCATAACTGAGGAATCAGAACCCGAAATTCCCAACATTAAGGAAACTGACTCGAAGCACACTGTGTCTAGCATTGAACTGTATAAGCGTTACGTTTGTCGTGACAAACCCAATGGCGTGTTCATTATATCTCTGGAGAAATGCAATGAATTTTATGTCTGCGAAGATGGTACGGCCCAGGTTCAAAGCTGTGGTGAACTTCATTTCAATAGTCTAAAGGGATCCTGTGATTTAGCAGAGAATAGTCACTGTCttttggaacaaaaacaaaagaaagcaGCCGCAGTAGCGGGAGCTGCAGCAATGCTTGCCAAACCATCAAGCATTAGCCTGTACGAGACCTTTGTTTGCCGCAATAAGTCGGATGGCCAATTTTTGGTATCCTTGGAAAAGTGCAATGAGTATTATATATGCCAAAAAGGCCTTGCGGTAGTACACAGCTGCGGTGATCTATACTTTAACATTGCCAAAGGTGTCTGTGATTTGCCACAGAATACACGGTGCAGCTTAGGCCAAGCTCCAGCAGAAGACAATGATCCTAAAACTTCTGTTGCTGGCAGTGACACGCATTCTGCAACATATGGAACCTCGGATATGAAAATACCTGCAGAGGATTTATATCACCGTTTTGTATGCCGTGGAAAACCCAATGACTTCCTGCTGGCATCCTTGAAGAGCTGCAACGAGTATTATGTATGCCGCGATGGCATAGCTCTGACACAAAACTGTGGAAAGAAATACTTTAATGCGGCAAAGGGTATTTGTGATATGCCGGAGAATACGGAATGTAAATTGAGCAAGCGTAAATAAAGTTGAGCAATTTGATCTCAAATTGTCACaatgatttatggtgttagTAACAGGCGAGAGTTGccatatttttcaaaatgaataAATCATCTTTTCTTAATAATAAATGTCTAAATAAAAAGTCATCAGTAGGTGCTTACAACTGCACCTAATGTTTGTAAGCACCTAATTGAAACGCCTCACATTATTGATGCTTGTGAACCAAAAGATAAGCGAATGAAGCTGGAAACATCTAAaagcgtattaagttcggccgggccgaatcctatataccttcCTCCATGGATGGCATATGTCAAGATATTTGCCTGATAttaaagacaaacaaaggataatgggtaagaaatgctatgctatttgtgctatatcagattatggacagcTTCGGACCAAACTCAGACccattgtgcaacatttcatccaGTTCGGATAATGGATAGAAATTGCTATGGAACTatttcagattatagaccgattagggccaaactCAGTTTGGATGATGAAGTCCATAGgctaaaaattgcgacctataagGGTTCAGAATGTGAAATCGttagataggtttatgtgggagttaaTCAAAGATATTGACCgataccatatttggcacgtatgttgaaggtcacatgGGAAACCATTGCACAAAGTTTCTGGCAAATagtgctccctctagaggcccgatcttcaatcttgacttcttaagtctatCGAGGatgcaattcctttccgatttcactgaaattttgttatgatttccaagaactgtgctaagtataatcaaaatatagaagccatataaacagatttcggatattgattcttgagcctctagagggcgcaactgttatcttatttggctgaaattttgcatgaattgttttattatgacttccaacaactgtgggcgccattattatccgacttggctcaaattttgtatggggtgttttattgtgacttcgaacaactgcgctaagtatggtccaaaattTGATGTGGTtgccatgtaagccgatctattaccttgacttcttgacagtttgcatttattatccgatttgactgaaatcttatatataaaaatcaatttgtgtttgtttgtacgtttgtttgtttgtgcagatggtgcataatgatcgcgtggtgaaaatagggtactacattttttgatatctgaaggggggggcggaccctcccccttaatctaattttcagaaacgccagatctcggagatgggtggtgcgatttaagcgaaattttgtgtgctctcatatagtaccctaaaaataacaagtaaaagcgtgctaagttcggccgggccgaatcttatataccctccaccatggatcgcatttgtcgagttcttttcccggcatctcttcttaggcaaaaaaggatataagaaaagagttgctctgctattaaacgatatcaagatatggtccggttcggaccacaattaaattatatgttggagacctgtgtaaaatttcagccaattcgtataagaattgcgcccattgcggctcacgaagtaaaatagagagaacgatttatatgggatctgtatcgggctatagaccgattcagaccataataaacaatgttgttgatggtcatgagaggatctatcgtacaaaatttcaggcatatcggataataattgcgacctctaggggtcaagaagtcaagatccaagatcggttaatatggcagctatatcaggttatgaaccgatttgaaccttatttgacacagttgttgaaagtaaaaataaaatacgtcatgcaaaatttcagccaaatcggataggaattgcgccctctagaagctcaagaaatcaaatccccagatctgtttatatgacagctatatcaggatatgaaccgatttaaaccatacttggcacagttgttggatatcataacgaaatacttcgtgcaaaaattcattcaaatcggataagaattgtgccctctagagggtcaagaagtcaagacccaagatcggtttatatggtagctatatcaggttatggaccgatttaaaccatacttgtcacagttgttggatatcataacaaaacacgtcgtgcaaaatttcattccaatcggataagaattgcgccttctagaggctcaagaattgaagacccaagatcggtttatatggcagctatatcaaaacatggaccaatatggcccatttacaataccaaccgacctacactaataagaagtatttgtgcaaaatttcaagcggctagctttactccttcggaagttagcgtgctttcgacagacagacggacggacggacggacggacagacggacggacattgctagatcgacataaaatgtcacgacgatcaagaatatatatactttatggggtctcagacgaatatttcgagtagttacaaacagaatgacgaaattagtatacccccatcttatggtggagggtataaaaataagggggccgccccaccctaaaacctaccaaacatatatttagaccaatcacgacaatatgggactcaaatgaagggtatttaggataagaaaacatatctgatatccatttgtcgaaccaagtgctagggggaccaccccaacccccaaaacacccctaaatctgacatatttaacgaccatggcaatatgggactcaaatgaaaggtatttgcgagtagaatacgaatctatattccaaatgtgggaccacgtttctgggggtgctccccttctccaaaataccccctaaacaggacttatttactgaccatgggaatatggggctgaaacaaaaggtatttgagtgtagaattagaatctgatatccaaatatgagaccaagtgtttggggggccgcctctccccaaaaacctcctccaaaggggacacatttaagaccaaagccacatggggctcaaatgaaaggtctttgggaatctgatatcaatatttgggaaaagtgtctatggggccaccccaccaccgcaacaccacccaaatagtaagtatttgctgacttgtgaccatcccaaaatggggctcaaataaaggtatttgagagaagaatacgaatttgatatccaaattatggaccatgtgtttagggaatcaccccttccccaaaacaccccgcaaaggataaaatattttcgaccatgccaatatat
The Stomoxys calcitrans chromosome 3, idStoCalc2.1, whole genome shotgun sequence genome window above contains:
- the LOC106089513 gene encoding uncharacterized protein LOC106089513 — encoded protein: MRVLGVLVFIAFAAASNAAYSGKWQNILYARYVCSSKPNGYRTLVPGSCSQFYECQFGRSLLRSCPHYFDGTKRECVIFNPGCVESFENLAKDTEVLPEIKATTVAPSASIAFELVANPFTKDHPRISKYLETICHAKADGTLLSSLTRCNEFYRCHQGKVTIQSCGERYFNPEREVCDLPKHTKCLVKNPTEEGATDLVDVNTDKAVDSKEDLSEKKNNKLYLKVICLTKPNGFYLASFTSCNEYYICSMGQAIVKTCGDNYFDSHTGSCGLPENTKCILKSHQEEKEEVAKPITEESEPEIPNIKETDSKHTVSSIELYKRYVCRDKPNGVFIISLEKCNEFYVCEDGTAQVQSCGELHFNSLKGSCDLAENSHCLLEQKQKKAAAVAGAAAMLAKPSSISLYETFVCRNKSDGQFLVSLEKCNEYYICQKGLAVVHSCGDLYFNIAKGVCDLPQNTRCSLGQAPAEDNDPKTSVAGSDTHSATYGTSDMKIPAEDLYHRFVCRGKPNDFLLASLKSCNEYYVCRDGIALTQNCGKKYFNAAKGICDMPENTECKLSKRK